A window of the Cicer arietinum cultivar CDC Frontier isolate Library 1 chromosome 6, Cicar.CDCFrontier_v2.0, whole genome shotgun sequence genome harbors these coding sequences:
- the LOC101501312 gene encoding uncharacterized protein, with protein sequence MVQRKGCSKLGIQVDHVRSDKSVANLKLAYSQRQNGTSIGNDGMKKMKKSSSIKLSGSETLQSLPPRKSLSQSTKLLPFHIPTIAATPQKHNKPLFRSLPNYIKPTCSSDAKKELLPVSLQNKQGGSDGKNLPQKVSLKNSKSSYVSNKKTAKSMSRLSSVNLVKTLTKTLSFKPSTTCPRKSTMAVLCADINAPDRATCSSILKDSKYPAYLVHNLRGSESKEALIIKVCPYTYCSLNGNHHDPLPQFNHIMSTRRCLLKTQKSKKMEAPQKLKVPCETRKDFDIEQIVFDGIPACDEADRRNPIIIPFIQKIGMDFVIEVCDKERRKAYEMGRSDTVKHLEDQEGIKFVVEGNDNTTEEEDLTLCVPCDLTKFEINPKVEFKNYFDTSEIEEDTNESFHQKPCAEDAEKNHSPRWFHEEICAGSYCHEVGYDEEHMETTELDYYDSQGDMEWDKEQICLVKFGHLKNTGDNDREIEKCMDNEASCTSMVLDEDTIDNNEGHKICEIWKFEESCEDNNTKLENDGKDIGQRNQIPSSDVPEESIIIVQDKELLEEDQVTDTKFQTISCICGEKWNTSNNWQWPAKNKRPMQDVEEMRKINPRKPNFLPLAADSEPERVELKHQIMDDRKIAEEWMLDFSLRQAVTKLAPAGKKKVALLVEAFETVMSTSQCETYKNNSSFSHAKPIQAWS encoded by the coding sequence AAGGCTGCAGTAAGCTTGGCATCCAAGTTGATCATGTCCGATCTGACAAGAGTGTGGCAAACCTGAAGCTAGCTTATTCTCAACGCCAAAATGGCACCAGCATAGGAAATGAtgggatgaagaaaatgaaaaagtcGAGTTCAATTAAGCTTTCGGGTTCGGAGACTCTTCAATCACTACCTCCAAGGAAGAGCTTATCTCAATCAACAAAGTTGTTACCTTTTCATATTCCAACCATTGCAGCAACCCCACAAAAGCATAATAAGCCTTTGTTTAGAAGCTTACCCAATTACATAAAGCCCACCTGCAGTTCAGATGCAAAAAAGGAGCTTTTGCCAGTGAGTCTTCAGAATAAGCAAGGTGGCTCAGATGGTAAGAATCTACCACAAAAAGTTTCtctgaaaaattcaaaatcaagtTATGTTTCTAACAAAAAAACTGCAAAATCTATGTCAAGATTATCTAGTGTGAATTTGGTGAAAACATTAACAAAGACTCTTAGTTTTAAGCCAAGTACAACTTGTCCGAGAAAATCTACCATGGCAGTGTTGTGTGCGGATATTAACGCACCAGACAGAGCAACCTGCTCTTCAATTTTGAAGGATTCCAAGTACCCTGCATACCTTGTACATAATCTTAGGGGTAGCGAGTCCAAGGAAGCTTTGATCATAAAGGTTTGCCCATATACATATTGTTCTCTCAACGGCAATCACCATGATCCTTTGCCTCAATTTAATCACATCATGTCAACAAGGAGGTGCCTTTTGAAGACTCAGAAAAGTAAAAAGATGGAAGCTCCTCAAAAATTGAAGGTGCCTTGTGAGACAAGGAAGGACTTTGATATTGAGCAGATTGTCTTCGATGGAATACCTGCATGCGATGAAGCTGATAGGCGTAATCCAATAATCATTCCCTTCATACAGAAAATTGGTATGGATTTCGTTATTGAAGTCTGTGACAAGGAAAGGAGAAAAGCATACGAAATGGGAAGATCTGACACTGTCAAACATCTTGAGGATCAAGAAGGTATCAAGTTTGTTGTGGAAGGGAATGACAACACAACAGAAGAGGAAGATCTGACTCTATGTGTGCCTTGTGATCTCACCAAGTTTGAGATCAATCCAAAGGTGgaattcaaaaactattttgacACTTCTGAAATTGAAGAAGATACCAATGAAAGCTTTCACCAAAAACCATGCGCTGAAGATGCAGAAAAAAACCATTCACCTAGATGGTTTCATGAAGAAATATGTGCAGGAAGCTACTGCCACGAGGTTGGCTATGATGAGGAACACATGGAGACTACTGAATTGGATTATTATGATTCCCAAGGTGATATGGAGTGGGATAAGGAACAAATTTGTTTAGTCAAATTTGGGCATCTGAAAAACACAGGAGATAATGATAGAGAAATTGAAAAGTGCATGGATAATGAGGCCAGTTGCACCTCGATGGTACTTGATGAAGATACAATTGACAATAATGAAGGTCACAAGATCTGTGAAATCTGGAAGTTTGAGGAGAGCTGTGAAGACAACAACACAAAACTAGAGAATGACGGCAAAGACATTGGCCAAAGgaaccaaattccctcatctgATGTGCCTGAAGAGAGTATCATTATTGTTCAGGACAAGGAATTACTAGAGGAAGATCAAGTTACAGACACTAAGTTCCAAACCATAAGCTGCATATGTGGTGAAAAGTGGAACACAAGCAATAATTGGCAATGGCCAGCTAAGAACAAGAGACCTATGCAAGATGTTGAGGAAATGAGAAAGATCAACCCAAGAAAGCCAAATTTCCTGCCCTTGGCAGCTGACTCAGAACCAGAGAGGGTTGAACTGAAGCATCAAATTATGGATGATAGAAAAATTGCAGAGGAATGGATGCTTGATTTTTCACTCAGACAAGCTGTCACAAAACTTGCTCCAGCTGGGAAAAAGAAGGTTGCATTGCTTGTTGAAGCTTTTGAAACAGTAATGTCAACATCGCAATGCGAAACTTATAAGAACAATTCATCTTTTTCTCATGCAAAACCTATTCAAGCTTGGAGCTAA
- the LOC101489867 gene encoding uncharacterized protein, which translates to MEGRLAEELYAESLQFSKLELSSNHAHSHEDKLNDCDGDHLSLDDSLWDDSDDKVDNSSDLDREWQRRHDQFHTIGYRDGLIAGKEASAQEGFNIGFKQSVHAGYSWGVVRGVASAFAHLPDQLKEKLVETLEKRNEFQGLYESVQSLSTTDALRLFHEDIKAQEASEQETSHNSPLKNYRGQLESLISDSPAIDSHLPEPK; encoded by the exons ATGGAGGGTAGGCTGGCTGAAGAACTTTATGCTGAAAGTTTACAATTctcaaaattagaattaagtTCAAACCATGCTCATAGTCACGAAGATAAGTTAAACG ATTGTGATGGTGATCATTTGAGCCTTGATGATTCTTTGTGGGATGATTCTGATGACAAGGTGGATAACTCATCAGATTTGGACAGGGAGTGGCAGCGGAGGCATGACCAGTTTCATACG ATTGGGTATCGAGATGGTCTTATAGCCGGGAAGGAAGCTTCTGCACAGGAGGGATTCAATATCGGTTTTAAACAATCAGTCCATGCTGGTTATAGCTGGGGTGTTGTAAGAGGTGTAGCCAG TGCTTTTGCTCACCTTCCTGATCAGTTAAAAGAAAAGTTGGTTGAAACACTAGAAAAGAGAAATGAATTCCAAGGGTTGTATGAATCAGTGCAATCTTTGTCAACAACAGATGCCCTTAGGTTGTTTCATGAAGACATCAAAGCACAAGAAGCTTCCGAACAAGAAACTTCACACAACTCTCCTCTGAAAAATTATCGTGGACAACTTGAATCTCTGATTTCTGATTCTCCTGCCATTGACAGTCATTTACCTGAACCGAAATAA
- the LOC101490203 gene encoding probable cysteine protease RD19B has protein sequence MDHRTLFLFLIFILFSVTVFSSETVEEDPLIRQVVDDGGVRLGAEHHFIEFKHRFGKVYSTKDEHDYRFNVFKANMRRAKRHQLMDPSAVHGVTRFSDLTPREFRNSVLGLRGLRLPSDANTAPILPTDNLPADFDWRDRGAVTSVKNQGSCGSCWSFSTTGALEGAHFLSTGELVSLSEQQLVDCDHECDPDEPGSCDSGCNGGLMNSAFEYILKSGGVMREEDYPYSGTDRGTCKFDKEKIAASVANFSVVSLDENQIAANLVKNGPLAVAINAVYMQTYVGGVSCPYICSRRLDHGVLLVGYGSGAYAPIRMKEKPYWIIKNSWGENWGENGFYKICRGRNICGVDSMVSTVAAVHTTTQ, from the exons ATGGATCATCGGACTTTATTTCTCTTCCTTATTTTCATCCTCTTCTCCGTCACGGTGTTCTCATCGGAGACCGTCGAAGAAGATCCGTTAATCCGTCAGGTGGTCGACGACGGAGGAGTTAGGTTGGGAGCAGAGCATCACTTTATTGAATTCAAGCATAGGTTCGGGAAGGTCTATTCTACCAAGGATGAGCACGATTACAGATTCAATGTCTTTAAGGCTAACATGCGCCGTGCTAAGAGGCACCAGTTAATGGACCCTTCGGCTGTTCATGGTGTTACTCGGTTCTCTGATCTGACTCCGCGTGAGTTTCGGAATAGCGTTTTGGGATTGCGTGGGTTGAGGTTGCCTTCTGATGCAAATACTGCTCCTATTCTTCCTACTGATAATCTTCCTG CTGATTTTGATTGGAGAGACCGTGGAGCGGTTACCTCTGTTAAGAATCAG GGTTCTTGTGGGTCGTGTTGGAGCTTCAGCACAACTGGGGCACTTGAAGGTGCTCACTTCCTCTCTACCGGAGAACTCGTGAGCCTTAGCGAGCAGCAGCTAGTCGATTGTGATcatgag TGTGATCCAGATGAGCCGGGTTCTTGCGACTCCGGATGCAACGGTGGATTGATGAATAGTGCTTTTGAGTACATTTTAAAATCTGGTGGGGTCATGCGAGAGGAAGACTATCCTTATTCTGGTACTGACCGCGGAACATGCAAGTTTGACAAGGAAAAGATTGCTGCATCAGTGGCAAATTTCAGTGTTGTTTCACTCGATGAAAACCAGATTGCTGCCAATCTTGTCAAAAATGGCCCTCTTGCAG TGGCCATAAATGCAGTATATATGCAGACATATGTGGGTGGAGTATCATGCCCATACATATGTTCAAGGCGTCTGGACCATGGAGTGTTACTGGTAGGATATGGTTCTGGAGCCTATGCACCTATTCGAATGAAGGAGAAGCCATATTGGATTATTAAAAATTCATGGGGAGAGAATTGGGGAGAAAATGGATTCTACAAGATTTGCAGGGGACGAAATATCTGTGGAGTGGACTCTATGGTTTCTACTGTGGCTGCTGTTCATACCACTACTCAGTAG